The sequence below is a genomic window from Hemitrygon akajei chromosome 2, sHemAka1.3, whole genome shotgun sequence.
ACTTTTTCAGAATAGATCAAAGTACCATTGCAAAGAAGATTTTGCATTTAACATTTTTGTTCACGCAAAATGCCAAAATAGCATCTAGGCAatttataaaaacccctgccaaATCCAGAATAGTACCCAGAAAGTGCGCATTATCACTTTGCTCCAGATTAATtttttcaacttttttttaaGTGGAGCAACTTTTTAAACCTATATGACTGAACAAAAAAAGCATGCCCACTTACTTTCCTGACAGTTGAGTTCATCACCACCATCACTACAGTCTCTGAACTGATTGCATCTCTTTTTCCCAGGAATACAACTGCCATCATTACATTGGAAGTGATCAGGCCTACATGTGCGAGGAGCTAAAAAGTAGAATGAAGATTTATAACCGTAATCATTATTTATTAATTGCAAGATCTTAAAGCTAGGTCTGCAAAAGTCTCAGTGCCACACTTGGTAACCACGTACATATATTTTGATCAGGCAGGAACGTGGAAGCAGGGAGCTTCTGGAACTAGCAACACGCTCAGGTAGTATCTGTGCCGAAAATTTTCTTACATGTAAGTGTTGCTCTGACATGTGGTTTTCTCATGTTAAACATCCTCAAACTCAAGTTTATCAAATACTGTTTTAACAAAAGGTAAATTGTGTTGATAAGTTTAATTTTGGAGATTTTCCAGATGATTAGCATTTCCTGATTGGTATTTTGGCAATAATACTATTAAAACTAGTCTGTTCCCTGCCTTCATATTGGTCTTTTTCTAATCTTCCACTACCCTCATGGTAGTTTAGTATTTTATGAAAATTTTCAACTAATGAGTCCACTATCTCCACACCCTTTAAATAACTCCAACATGAGGTCCTGGTAATTTCTTCACCCTTAGTAACTCAACCACTGAGTCTCTCCAGGATCATCCCTTGTAATTAGGATTTTTTAAAGCTCACCATTTTTGTTTAAATTAGCCTATTGCTATCTTGAGTCATCTAGTGATGACAAGCAAAAATTTATTCCCCTCATCATTACCTGGCCAGTCATTTATATTCACCAGCTTTGTTGAGGCCCCACATTAACCCTCAAAGCCTTTTTCCGTTTAAAAATTGATGGAAACCAATGCTGTTTAAAACAAAAGCACATGCAAATTCTCTCTCAAAATTTGGTAGTCACTTGAACTTTTTGGACATGATGCTGGTTCCCAAAAGCTTTCTAGTCTTCTGATCTACCATTATCCACAGTTTTTGTACATCCTAGATAACTCCTCCTTTTGCATTTTCATTGCACTTGTTCAGATTGAAGACCCTTGTTATCTATCCATGCAGTTTACTCTCAAACTACCATTTGGAGTTCCATTATATTGCGCCCATTAATCGCCAGGAGATCTTTGGTGACTCGGCTCATTAATATTTTATTACTTAATCTAAAGTTGCCTGATCCCAGGTAGACTCTGAAATGTCCTGCTCTAATAAAATCATCCAATATTTGCATAACTTCTATGATACGCTTCTTTGGGTCAATTGTTGTAGATTAAAATGTGTACACAAGGAGATAAACTTACGGCAATTAGCTTCATCACTTCCGTCTTTGCAGTCAACATCACCATCGCAGAACCAACGAGCGTGAATGCATTCGCCCGAGGCACACAGGAAGTCATTAGGAGAGCAGGCCAAAGGAGGAAGAGTGTACCCACAGTAGTCTGAAGATTCATCGGATTTATCTGTACAATCTACACTGTTATCACACACCCAGTTTAAAGGTATGCATTCTGAGTTATTGCACTGAAACTCATGAGCACCACAAGTAGATAGAGCACAGTTCTTTTCGTCACTTCCGTCACCACAATCATCCATCCCGTTGCAGACAAACGTCTTGGCAATGCACCTCCCACTGGAGCAAGTGAATTCCAAAGGATCACAAGTAATTtgacctggggggtggggggggaatggaTTTTACAACAGGTGATATTGTGAGTATAACATAGTTTTCCCATATAGCTTTGCCAATTAGACACATTCAAAGATGCTGACTAGCTAGACAGGAAGCATTTAAGCACAGTCCTTTTGATGATAAATCGATGTAGCCATCTGTTGTATTTTAAACAAAAACCTACTTATTCACTTTATAACACCTGAATTGAGAACCATGTAGTAACTAGACTTCACAATGGTGCACAAGCGGTTTATGGGTTCAGAGCTGATTGAGCGAAGAATTTGTTTTACATTGAATACAATACCTCATTTGGCAAAACAGATGCCAGATTAGTTGCACAGATATTACGTGATTTAAGACAATTCAGATCCACCAGGATACTTGCCGGAATAGAAAACATAAAATGCAGGTTAGAAGAGCCAAGGCACCAAAATCTTTAATACCTTGAAGTTTAGAATGAAGTGGCATCAATAAACACTTTAGAGAAGAAACTTATTCGTATCACAGGACCAGTAGGTAGAACAACTTTCTGGAAGCATGAATAACATCAAATTGGCTATGTGGTCAATTTGTTAATAAAGATGCATATTACAGCTACCAAGTCAAAGTCATGTAAGCACTTCAGTTTGTGTTAATGTTGCAAAAGCTTTTCCCCAGCATGAACTCAAGTTTGCCTCCTGTGAAATGGCATGGATATCAATCTGAAGTTTGTTCTCAATAGTCTGGAGATGAGTTAACCTACCACAATCAATCTCATCACCATTATTATGGCAGTCCTTCTCTCCATCACATTGCCATGCAGCAGGAATGCACTGCAAAGATCCAGGTCCACAGCTGATTTCATGGCTAAGGCACGCTCTTTGATCTAGGGGAAAATACTGATATGTCATTCTGAATCTGCATTTCAGCTGAAAAGTCAGTAACTGGAGCGGCAGGCAATTGTGACCTTGAGCACTCAATATCACGAGTTCTGGAGCAGGAGTGGTCAAGTTATCTATTTAGAGAATCagcatagaataggcccttctggccctttgagcctcatTGCCCCACAACCCCTgaaaaccccaatttaaccctaacctaatcatagaACCATTTATAGTGACCAACCTCCTGCCATCTGgtggagatacagaaacatcttagccaagaCAGTTGGAGtgtaaaacagcttcttcccgaggattgttgtgcagctgaataatgtTACATCCCAGCTTGCCAGTTGAGAATGAATACAAGGGAAAGTTGAACAAAACTACTGACTTCAATGTTACCTAGCTCCCTTTAAGGACAAATTACAAGTCAGGAACATTGTCAAAGTTTACCTGATGATTGAGTCAGCTCATGATAAGCAATGAGGTCTCGAGGCTCATGAAGATTGGCAGCTAAACGCACTATATCTGAACCTGTAAATTTGTTTGTTCCATAAAGTGCTTTGCTTGCCCCATCAATCCAGAATACATTATCCTAAAATGAAAGCAGGTCAAATCTGTTAATAGATACAAACACAATTTCCTGTGACAGAATCACACCATGTGTAGTTTGAACCTTTGATCGTAGTTAGTAATTCAAAGCAATTGTATGATAGTAGCAGTGATCCACAATTGATCAAAGTCAGCATCAATTTCAACTAAATACTGTAGTTTAAGaatggagaggaagagagaaaccagaggtctgtgagccagtcatcattggaggatcagagatgggaaGGGGCAGTAaccttaaattcctgggtgtcattttttcagatatatagcacacagtacctctacttcctcaggatctGGAGACATTTGGCACGTCATCGAAGGCTTtggcaaacatctatagatgtgtggtggaaactgTGCTGAATggttgcattacggcctggtatgggaacaccaatgcctttgagtggaaaatcctacaaaaggtagtggttttggcccagtacatcacaggtaaaaccctcccaaccattgggcacatcctcatgaaatgttgccataaaacagcagcatccattatcaaagaacctcacacccaggccatactccttcctcgctgctgccatcagggagaaagcacaagagcctcaggactcacaccaccaggttcaagaacagttgctacacctcaaccatcaggctcttgaaacaaaacaagggataactacactcatttaaagactcttttatcttgttatttcatactcattATTCATTGCTATTGATttctatctgcatttgcacagtttgtttacagttaacaattcctaatgtttacagttactgttctatagatttgctaagtatgccagcAGAAACAGAATCTCAGGGTCTTTAAATGTGCTGACATGTATCTACCCTGAtagtaaattttactttaaactttgaagaatGGCCTCAAGGTTGTCTCTCCTGCCCGCTGCCAATTATCATCCAACCTCATCCCCTCCGTTGCCTAGATACACTAAACATTTGCTCACATTTGGAAACCCCGATTCCCCTTCCTGCAAATAGCCCAGATAACAAATAGTATATATTTATCTGTAAAAGATTGGCAGTAAAAAGTAAAACAGTGATGTAGGTTGGAAGGAGAAAATTCTGATGACAAAAGGGCTATATTTAAATAAGATTCAGGATTTGGTCCTTTTGCACATCAAGTGATTCTGCTTGTTGCAGAGGCCAGAAATGAAGTTTTAGAATACTGAAAGATGAAGGGGTGGGAAGTTGTGGGGGTGGACACAAAGCATGGTGATGGCAACCTTGTTTGTGCATGGGAAGTCACTGCAGAAAGGAAATCTTGTTCTGGACACTCAAAATGCTGTTTTGGGAAGTAGAGGGGAAGTAATACTAGAAGGTCTGATTTTATAAGGTGACATCAGCATGTGCAACGGAGTGATCCTGGGTGAAAGGAACAGAATCCTAACAGCAGGTCAATGGGTAATCTGTacatttgtgatggaaatgttaCTGGACTATTTCAGACCACAAGGAGGTTAGTAGAGAAGTCATGTGACACATTAAATACATGGATCGGATCAGACCATCACCCAGACTTGCCTCAAAAATGGTAATTGCAAAAGCATGAGCAAGGAATTCCTTTGACACCAACACAACTCTTCGGTCTTGACCATTTAAATCTACACTTGATAACGTATGCAGCTTTGAGTCAACCCAATAGTGACGGCCCTTCACAAGATCTGTAGCAGAGGGGGAAATTCACTGCATTACGAAATGAAGTGACAAATAGAACATGCTCTTGTCACGATTAGCAGCCTACTTACCCAAAGCAATGCCATGCGGCCATTCGATATCTCTTGTAACCAGAGCACTACGACCATAGCCATTCATTCCTGCTCTTTCAATCGTTGCTGGCTCACCCCAGTCTGACCAGTAAACAAACCTAGAAATACAGCAGGAATATTAATTCAAGCACTTCAAAATGGTCACCAAGAATTAATATGGAGTTAAAGCTTTTCCCCCCTCCAAAATTCAACCCATCTATTCTTGACAATTACCATCATAACCAAATATTAAACTTCTAAGTAGAGCTCCTGTTTAAAAAAATCTCAGCATTTCTGAAATACTCATTGTAATGTTGTCTCTATCCTACAGACCAAGGGGTCTATTTCAATCCCATTGATCCTCAATCAGGACACAAAAGCTTTAATATTTTCAAATCAACTCCTTCCTTGTTAGTTACTACTCTCAATTTATAAAATACAGCTCCAGGAAttgtcaaaaacttctatagactgAGGCTGGAAAAACAGAAGCTAAAAAGTCAGCTGAGAACAGTCAAAGTTGCAGTCTTCCAAAATAAAAGTAGCAAAGACACGAAACaagttaaataattcattacccAGAGAGTGGATTAACAACTATGGAAATTGGATCTCTCAGGTCTGTATCAAAAAAGATTTTCCTTTTAGTGCCATCATATTTCACAACGGAAATCGTCTTAGTGCCGCTATCAATGCAGTAGAGATGCTTATAGATCCAGTCCACAGCAATTCCCACGGGAGCTCCTAGATCTTTGACTATGTTGGATTTATGAGCTGAGTTTCCACGTTTATCCATGGACACACTGTTGAGAGTAATTAAGATTTGGAAATGTACCGGTTAGAACTTCCCCTTAAAAGTGTAATCCATTTTGAGAGTTTCTAACTTGCAGGAGTACAGACAAGGGAAGAACACCATCTTCTCAACTATGAGCACAAAAAGGAGGAATAAAGTTAATTTACTGAATTTGTTATTTATGCCCAAGAGCAAAGCTCATAATTGGATGTATCTATGGAATAGAACAGCATTTAATTAATGTTGACATTGATTTAGGAAGTAAGTTAATCAAGTTATTTCAGGACAGAACATTGCACACCAACCACTTGAGCCCTCTTGTCCAAACGCAACTACCAACCTGTTTGAATTAACTGTTCAGACTGTAAATAACAATGGTTTCAATGCAGTGGCTAGGAAGTACATAACACCTACAag
It includes:
- the LOC140720703 gene encoding very low-density lipoprotein receptor-like, which translates into the protein MSPIPPTKDAVIQRPNDTPVARPVQLHVCSDVNECLVNNGGCLHICHDLLIGYECGCLRGFELFEERLCRDIDECQNPGACSQTCINKVGSYECLCHKGYQMDPAKGICKALGEEPYLLFTNHQEIRKIGLHKMEYTEIAWQLRNAVALDVDVATQTIFWADLTQQAIFSVSMDKRGNSAHKSNIVKDLGAPVGIAVDWIYKHLYCIDSGTKTISVVKYDGTKRKIFFDTDLRDPISIVVNPLSGFVYWSDWGEPATIERAGMNGYGRSALVTRDIEWPHGIALDLVKGRHYWVDSKLHTLSSVDLNGQDRRVVLVSKEFLAHAFAITIFEDNVFWIDGASKALYGTNKFTGSDIVRLAANLHEPRDLIAYHELTQSSGKL